The genomic DNA TGCCGGCCGGCGGGATGAGATCGGGCGGGGGCATTCAACCTGTGAGCCGGCTGTGCCTTAAGCTGCAGGCAGGATCTATCTGGGCAGGTGCACATAACCCACAGCGGGAGACGGGAAAACGGCACTAGTTCAGTCTATTTCGATGACCCGGATGGAAAATCTGCTGCCGCCATAAAACGTCTTCCCGCGTTGACTTTGGGCATTTGAAGGAATTAATGTGTGTCATCCGACAAAGCATTTGAAATCAGCGGTTTGCCGTAATGAATTCGATTACGTTGTTTGAGGTGTATGTTGCAATGCGTGTTGCAGAAAGCACGTTTGCATGCACTTCCGTATTGCTCAGTGCACCAAGGAGAAGCATCAGTGTTCTCAGTCCAGCCTCCGGTCCGGCCTCATTTCGTCCGGACGCCATGGATTTTATGGCTTCAACATCCATCGTGCTCAATGCCTCTCCGATGTGCTTAAGAAAGATTTCCCCTTCCGGCCATTCGTCGTGCAGCTCAAAGGAGGTAATGAGATCCATTCTGTGCAGTAGGGCACCCGTGGCAAGGATTGCAATCCTCCCGCTGTAACCATCCAGGGCGTGTGCTATCGAAATACCGGAACTGTAGTGCTCCTCAGCAGAAAGACCTGTTATTGAAAGAGGGACGACGGGAACATTCCTTTCTGGAAGCAGATAATGCAGCGGGACCCAGTGACCGTGGTCCAGCCCGCGCCCTCCGGTGAGCTCTGCCTGAAATCCATCCCTGACAAGAGAATCGGCAATCGCCTTTGCCAGCTCCGGCTCACCCGCCGCATCGTACCTGAAACTGTAAAAGTTTGGCGGAAATCCGTAATAGTCCTGAATGCAGGGAAGTTTTTTGGAGCCATCAATCAGAAATCTGCCACCCGTGTACCAGTGAGGAGAAATTGCAATCACTGCATCCGGTTTCACTTTACGGATATTTTCAGAACATGCTTCCAGAGCTTCCACAACCTTTCTTTCCCTTTCCTCAAAGGAGTCAAAGATGCCTCTGCCCAGCGTCAGCAGGTCAGGCCCATGAGAGGAAAAAATAGCGTAGACAATTTTGCCCATACTCATCTCATCCCTGTCTCTTTACGACATGACGGAGGAAGGAATGCCGGCAGAGAGTGCCTGTTCAGCATGCCGTAAATGTCTACGGCCGTATATATTACCGGCAGTTGAAGAGCATATCAGCGGACAGCGAAATCTCAATGCCGGATGCATCGTTTCTCCCCTGGTGAGACGGAAAGTCCGGCGAACTTCATGACGGTGTCCCGTGGCTGCGTCCTGGCTTCAGTGAAGTGTTGCGTGAGACCCGTCCCTGCGCCGGAAAGAATCTGCGTCTAATGGCAGAACAGCCCTGTCAGCTTTGGGACAAAATTACTGTTCGGTCCCTTTCAGCATTTCCGGATGTGTGTACGTGAGGTAGCAGCACTGCCTCACATTGTGCACATCCGCCTTCAGA from Candidatus Sysuiplasma jiujiangense includes the following:
- a CDS encoding dioxygenase — its product is MGKIVYAIFSSHGPDLLTLGRGIFDSFEERERKVVEALEACSENIRKVKPDAVIAISPHWYTGGRFLIDGSKKLPCIQDYYGFPPNFYSFRYDAAGEPELAKAIADSLVRDGFQAELTGGRGLDHGHWVPLHYLLPERNVPVVPLSITGLSAEEHYSSGISIAHALDGYSGRIAILATGALLHRMDLITSFELHDEWPEGEIFLKHIGEALSTMDVEAIKSMASGRNEAGPEAGLRTLMLLLGALSNTEVHANVLSATRIATYTSNNVIEFITANR